The Nitrospirota bacterium genome includes a window with the following:
- a CDS encoding type II toxin-antitoxin system PemK/MazF family toxin, with translation MKIKKGYVCIADLNPRIGTEPGKVRPVVVVQTDLLNGIHPSTIICPITTQVQPKARFLRVHLKAGEGGLQKLSDILVDQIRAVDNQRLLSIMGKISSKSLKHLMDNIHTVLA, from the coding sequence ATGAAAATTAAAAAGGGATATGTATGTATTGCCGATTTGAATCCACGAATCGGGACGGAGCCGGGAAAGGTGCGGCCAGTTGTGGTGGTTCAAACAGATCTGCTTAATGGAATTCACCCTTCGACAATTATTTGTCCTATTACCACTCAGGTACAGCCTAAAGCACGGTTTTTACGTGTTCATCTAAAAGCAGGAGAAGGAGGTCTTCAAAAACTTTCAGACATTCTCGTGGATCAGATTCGCGCGGTTGATAACCAGAGGTTACTCAGCATTATGGGTAAAATTTCTTCAAAGAGTCTGAAACATTTAATGGATAATATTCATACCGTTCTGGCTTAA
- a CDS encoding type II toxin-antitoxin system RelE/ParE family toxin — protein sequence MFILFLFPKGWKGCCEIGEIIQNARGGYVVSENDSPLQAIERQARRKLLYLHRARNLKDLIQPPGNMLESLKGDRKGQHSIRINDQWRICFLWKDNDAHHVEIVDYH from the coding sequence ATGTTCATATTGTTTCTCTTTCCGAAGGGATGGAAGGGTTGTTGTGAAATCGGAGAGATCATTCAGAACGCCAGGGGAGGATATGTGGTTTCAGAAAACGATTCCCCGCTCCAGGCTATTGAAAGGCAGGCGAGGCGTAAATTGCTTTATCTCCATCGTGCCAGGAATCTTAAGGATTTAATTCAACCTCCTGGCAATATGCTTGAATCCCTTAAAGGTGACAGAAAAGGGCAACATAGTATTCGCATAAATGATCAATGGCGAATTTGTTTTCTTTGGAAAGATAACGATGCCCATCATGTGGAAATCGTGGATTATCATTAA
- a CDS encoding HigA family addiction module antidote protein, with protein MKKKTKRLGPIPPGEILFEDFMKPLGISMNQLARDIDVPPGRISEIIHAKRAITADTALRLGKYFGISPEIWLNLQADYDMRMAQRTIWPKIEARVRVRAA; from the coding sequence ATGAAGAAGAAAACAAAACGATTGGGACCGATTCCGCCAGGAGAAATTTTATTTGAGGATTTTATGAAACCTCTTGGTATTAGTATGAACCAGCTTGCCAGAGACATTGATGTGCCTCCAGGCCGAATTAGTGAAATTATCCATGCCAAACGAGCCATTACCGCAGACACCGCCTTGCGTCTTGGTAAATACTTTGGAATCTCGCCAGAAATCTGGCTTAACCTTCAGGCAGATTACGACATGCGAATGGCTCAAAGAACCATCTGGCCCAAAATTGAGGCCCGTGTGAGAGTCAGGGCGGCGTGA
- a CDS encoding methyltransferase domain-containing protein, whose protein sequence is MNPNKTLWEKGDFTRIAESMRESGEALVKTFEITKGQKVLDLGCGDGTTAIPAARLGAEVLGVDIANNLVEAGNRRAKAEGLTNCRFMEGDASNLNELKDHSFDFVVSIFGAMFAPKPFDVAKEMVRVTRPGGRIVMGNWIPNDPTLVAQILKISSAYSPPPPEGFISPMTWGIENNVIERFTKAGVQKENINFVRDTYTFRFQGVASDFVAAFRKYYGPTMNAFEAAEKNGKANDLARELENLFNSQNQSQNKAATRIPATFLRVTISL, encoded by the coding sequence ATGAATCCAAACAAAACACTTTGGGAAAAAGGCGATTTCACTCGAATTGCAGAGAGTATGAGAGAAAGCGGAGAAGCACTCGTTAAGACATTTGAAATCACGAAGGGGCAAAAAGTTTTGGATCTGGGATGTGGCGATGGAACAACCGCAATACCAGCGGCAAGATTGGGTGCGGAAGTATTGGGGGTCGACATTGCCAATAACCTGGTTGAGGCCGGTAACCGGAGAGCGAAGGCCGAGGGTCTCACGAACTGCAGATTCATGGAAGGCGATGCTAGCAATTTGAATGAGCTGAAAGACCACTCCTTTGATTTTGTGGTGAGCATTTTTGGCGCCATGTTTGCTCCAAAGCCCTTTGATGTGGCTAAAGAGATGGTAAGAGTAACTCGGCCCGGGGGTCGTATCGTGATGGGGAATTGGATACCCAATGATCCAACACTTGTAGCGCAAATCTTGAAAATCAGCTCCGCTTATTCTCCTCCTCCACCTGAAGGCTTTATCAGTCCAATGACGTGGGGAATTGAGAACAACGTTATTGAACGCTTTACCAAAGCAGGGGTTCAAAAAGAGAACATTAATTTCGTTAGAGACACTTATACATTCAGATTTCAGGGCGTGGCTTCGGATTTCGTTGCGGCATTTAGAAAGTACTATGGCCCTACCATGAACGCCTTTGAGGCTGCCGAAAAAAATGGCAAGGCCAACGATCTGGCAAGAGAGCTGGAAAATCTTTTTAACTCTCAAAACCAGAGCCAAAACAAGGCTGCCACTAGAATTCCAGCAACCTTTTTGCGTGTGACGATATCACTTTAA
- a CDS encoding sugar transferase has product MRFYHYELVKRGFDKLFAGFCLFCSIPLWVVIPFSIWLEDRGPVFFEQKRVGRDQKKFILFKFRSMIKNAEIAGEPVMAVSRDPRITRVGYWLRKTALDELPQLINIWKGDMSFVGPRALRESEKIMGEHGEVLIHMYQIEGFSLRQSVRPGLTGMAQVYAARDINHRYKFKYDLLYVKRMSLGVDLKLILTSFWFTFTAKWNV; this is encoded by the coding sequence ATGCGGTTTTATCATTATGAATTAGTGAAACGGGGTTTTGACAAATTGTTTGCCGGTTTTTGCCTCTTTTGTTCCATCCCTCTTTGGGTTGTAATCCCTTTTTCAATCTGGCTGGAAGACCGTGGCCCGGTTTTTTTTGAACAGAAACGGGTAGGGAGGGATCAAAAAAAATTTATTTTATTTAAATTCCGTTCAATGATTAAAAATGCCGAGATCGCCGGAGAGCCGGTGATGGCAGTCTCCCGCGACCCCCGAATTACCCGTGTCGGCTACTGGTTGAGGAAAACCGCGCTCGATGAGCTTCCGCAGTTGATTAATATCTGGAAGGGGGATATGAGCTTTGTCGGCCCCAGGGCCTTAAGGGAATCCGAGAAAATCATGGGAGAGCATGGAGAGGTTTTGATCCATATGTATCAAATCGAAGGGTTTTCTCTCCGTCAATCCGTTCGGCCAGGGTTGACCGGAATGGCGCAGGTTTACGCGGCCAGGGATATCAACCACCGGTACAAATTTAAATATGATCTGCTGTATGTCAAGAGAATGAGTTTGGGAGTCGATTTAAAACTCATATTGACATCTTTCTGGTTTACGTTTACCGCCAAATGGAATGTTTAG
- a CDS encoding NAD(P)/FAD-dependent oxidoreductase, giving the protein MTYDIAIVGGGLSGCFAAFHLAKAGLKVVVIEEHPFAGEPRFCTGIIGKEAFDRFDLPTAPIQNTYSSAVFYSPFGNHLRVSKSEPQAFIVNRAKFDQELAQNAMSAGAEFYYSNRCIHFESQPDRIFLTIQGENGLERKVNARMAILSTGTYYGLHPKVGRVRPNQFLDTAQVEVEANDIREVEVYFGAEIAPGSFAWASPLSPGRARIGISTYKNAHYHLTRFLESDYFKERIPEQILEIKRKVIPISPIKSTHGHRFLIIGDAAGQVKPTTGGGIYYGLLSAYLASQNIIEAFQKDCFEESHFSSYQKEWKKEIGKELRIGLITRKLLRYITDHQIDSLIRFLQQEESLAIIQKYADFDWHHNIILALSREPFFWLHLSRHILGMKTEVILPRQRTKTL; this is encoded by the coding sequence ATGACGTATGATATCGCTATTGTGGGTGGTGGTCTCTCGGGATGTTTTGCGGCCTTCCACCTTGCCAAAGCCGGATTAAAAGTAGTAGTGATTGAAGAGCACCCTTTCGCGGGGGAACCCCGCTTCTGCACAGGCATCATCGGCAAAGAGGCTTTCGACCGGTTTGACCTCCCGACAGCCCCGATTCAAAATACCTATTCCTCGGCCGTTTTTTATTCTCCCTTTGGAAATCACCTTAGAGTTTCAAAAAGTGAACCCCAGGCTTTTATCGTCAACCGGGCAAAATTTGACCAGGAACTGGCTCAAAACGCCATGTCTGCAGGGGCGGAATTTTACTATTCAAACCGGTGCATTCACTTTGAAAGCCAGCCGGACCGGATCTTTCTGACGATTCAGGGAGAAAACGGATTAGAAAGAAAAGTAAATGCCCGGATGGCCATTCTCTCGACCGGAACCTATTATGGCCTCCACCCCAAAGTCGGACGGGTACGGCCCAATCAATTTTTAGATACCGCTCAGGTAGAGGTTGAGGCAAATGATATTAGGGAAGTAGAAGTTTATTTTGGGGCCGAGATCGCGCCTGGTTCGTTTGCGTGGGCCAGCCCTCTCTCTCCGGGCCGGGCGCGAATAGGGATCAGTACGTACAAAAATGCCCATTATCACCTCACCCGGTTTCTCGAATCAGACTATTTCAAAGAGCGCATTCCGGAGCAAATTTTAGAAATCAAGAGAAAGGTCATTCCGATAAGCCCTATTAAAAGCACACATGGCCATCGTTTTCTGATTATCGGAGACGCGGCCGGTCAGGTAAAACCGACCACCGGAGGGGGAATTTATTACGGCCTCCTCTCGGCATACCTCGCCTCACAAAATATTATCGAGGCATTTCAGAAAGATTGTTTCGAAGAAAGTCACTTTTCTTCGTACCAGAAGGAATGGAAGAAAGAGATCGGAAAAGAGTTGAGGATCGGATTAATTACCCGGAAGCTGTTACGATATATTACTGACCACCAGATTGATTCCCTCATCCGGTTTCTTCAACAGGAAGAGTCTCTTGCCATTATTCAGAAGTATGCCGACTTTGACTGGCATCACAACATTATTCTCGCTCTTTCAAGAGAACCGTTCTTTTGGCTTCATTTATCCAGGCATATCCTGGGAATGAAAACAGAGGTTATCCTCCCCCGGCAACGGACCAAAACCCTCTAA
- a CDS encoding SLBB domain-containing protein, with translation MIKRSAGFILLLWIATFNHEAHAQDILERCQAAGFSPEQCQKAENLTPAQKEAIAAEMAKSGGKLTPEGVESLKKNPELKEIKPENTPEEKREIGKEPAPIDVQPEVQKAEEEQKKETIQPLKRFGLSFFEPARARLLSIEKGLREGRLLPKGTEKNAVSGFVGPLDMVSSYVNTTIPPNYLLNPGDKVIVYYWGDNIELTTLNLLLDEKGEAGIPKAGRIVARGMTLAQFQDAVKSQLERALHMKIILIATLDNLKSIQIYITGEVFRPGSYAVSSVTSLFNALYASGGPGDLGSLREIKLLRKGSTATVDFYDYLLNGNSKYDQPLQAGDVIFISKAEKVVAIEGEVQRPGIYELKKEEGLKDLFTLAGGIKPSGVLQRIHIKSVVPNKQRVLVDVDISKNTPGSNPELYDGDAVSVLSILPGIENKVTVEGKVERPGEYELKKNMKISDLFSEINRPLGEAYMDRADILRVNDDKRTTTLISVNLGKALSKDPEDDLPLRPLDRVMIYSKWDVRFLPPRTVAVSGAVQRPDNYERSDGMRIKDLLFKAGNVMPDAYLERADLLRFDFDTERYTHIPLNIEKVLQEGSPENILLQDRDSLRVYTLKEKTFTLEHKITVLGSVQRPGVYTRFEGMRLNNLLMMAGGPLPGVDDKIEVAKAMSEGHTRILPVHLSFLLKGDETQNILLDDEDVVTVNRNSDFYERPRWIKITGEVKNPGIYALYGKNDRLSDLIGRAGGTTEFAYRKGTIFMRKKENIPSDIQKNDTLQVNRILDALNALEYDRQVVRNRLLLEKEFGHKEALPQPFSANAPIVTSGASVAQAAAVGMAPGVAHAAGQTVAETADLFGPLPGVAGKARKLGDVELKQSERIIINLEDALHKKGGEDDPVVMEGDTLWIPQKEETVSVIGAVMRPTTVHFSSLKVKDYIKWAGDYAFDANTGKVLVMRVDGKILPADEVKAVEAGDIIYVPTKVMSVEIIETADKVIGVIKYAVTTVASVVVFIALLHLF, from the coding sequence GTGATTAAAAGAAGCGCAGGATTTATTCTGTTATTATGGATCGCCACATTCAATCATGAGGCGCATGCCCAGGATATTTTGGAACGATGCCAGGCGGCAGGCTTCTCTCCCGAACAGTGCCAAAAGGCCGAAAATTTGACTCCGGCACAGAAAGAAGCGATTGCCGCGGAGATGGCAAAATCGGGAGGAAAACTTACGCCGGAGGGAGTCGAATCCTTGAAAAAGAATCCTGAATTAAAAGAGATCAAACCCGAAAATACACCAGAGGAAAAGAGAGAAATTGGAAAGGAACCGGCGCCGATTGACGTTCAGCCGGAAGTTCAGAAAGCGGAAGAAGAGCAAAAAAAAGAGACTATTCAACCCTTAAAGAGGTTTGGCTTGAGTTTTTTTGAGCCTGCGCGGGCACGACTGCTTTCGATAGAAAAAGGTTTAAGGGAAGGACGGCTGCTGCCAAAGGGAACGGAGAAAAACGCGGTTTCAGGGTTTGTCGGCCCGCTTGATATGGTTTCTTCGTACGTCAATACCACAATCCCTCCTAACTACCTGCTCAATCCCGGAGACAAGGTAATCGTCTATTATTGGGGGGACAACATCGAACTGACAACCCTGAATCTGCTTCTCGACGAGAAAGGGGAAGCTGGAATCCCAAAAGCCGGCAGGATTGTCGCCAGAGGGATGACCCTTGCCCAGTTTCAGGACGCCGTTAAGAGCCAGCTTGAGCGCGCCCTTCACATGAAAATTATTCTCATTGCCACCCTTGACAACCTCAAGAGCATCCAGATTTATATTACAGGCGAAGTGTTCCGTCCCGGCAGTTATGCGGTAAGTTCCGTGACCTCCTTATTTAACGCCCTTTATGCCTCCGGGGGCCCCGGTGACCTCGGTTCGTTGAGAGAGATTAAGTTATTACGGAAAGGGAGCACGGCCACCGTCGATTTTTATGATTATTTACTGAACGGCAACAGCAAATATGACCAGCCGCTTCAGGCCGGGGATGTGATCTTTATCTCAAAGGCGGAGAAGGTCGTCGCGATAGAAGGCGAGGTTCAACGTCCTGGAATTTATGAATTAAAGAAAGAGGAGGGACTAAAAGATCTTTTTACTCTCGCAGGCGGAATCAAGCCGAGCGGAGTGTTGCAGAGGATACACATTAAATCCGTTGTGCCAAATAAGCAGAGAGTCCTTGTGGATGTGGACATCAGCAAGAACACCCCCGGCTCAAACCCCGAACTTTATGACGGCGATGCCGTGTCGGTCCTGTCGATTCTGCCCGGGATTGAAAACAAAGTCACCGTCGAGGGGAAGGTTGAGAGGCCCGGAGAGTACGAACTGAAAAAGAATATGAAGATTTCAGATCTTTTTTCAGAGATTAACCGGCCGCTGGGCGAGGCCTACATGGACAGAGCGGATATCCTGAGGGTAAACGATGATAAAAGAACCACCACGCTGATTTCTGTCAATCTCGGCAAAGCTTTGTCAAAGGACCCGGAAGATGACCTTCCCCTTCGCCCGCTGGACAGGGTGATGATCTACTCAAAATGGGATGTGAGATTTCTTCCGCCAAGAACGGTCGCGGTTTCCGGAGCAGTCCAGAGGCCGGACAATTATGAAAGGTCTGACGGGATGAGAATTAAAGACCTTCTCTTTAAAGCGGGAAATGTCATGCCTGATGCTTATCTCGAAAGGGCTGATCTTTTGAGGTTTGATTTTGATACGGAGAGGTATACCCATATCCCTTTAAATATTGAAAAGGTCTTGCAGGAAGGGAGTCCGGAAAACATCCTGCTTCAGGACAGGGATTCATTGAGGGTCTATACGCTGAAAGAAAAAACTTTTACGCTGGAACACAAAATAACGGTCCTCGGTTCTGTTCAGAGACCGGGTGTTTATACACGTTTTGAAGGGATGAGGCTTAATAATTTATTGATGATGGCGGGAGGTCCTCTGCCTGGAGTAGACGATAAGATAGAGGTTGCAAAGGCCATGAGCGAAGGACACACCAGGATCCTGCCGGTCCATCTTTCATTCTTATTGAAAGGGGACGAAACTCAAAACATTTTACTTGATGATGAAGATGTCGTTACGGTCAACAGGAACTCTGATTTTTATGAAAGACCCCGCTGGATTAAAATAACGGGAGAGGTAAAAAATCCAGGGATTTACGCCTTATATGGGAAAAACGACAGGCTCAGCGATCTCATCGGGAGGGCAGGCGGAACGACAGAATTTGCCTATCGGAAAGGAACCATCTTTATGCGGAAGAAAGAAAATATTCCTTCCGATATTCAGAAAAATGATACGCTTCAGGTGAACAGGATATTAGACGCGTTAAACGCCCTGGAATATGACCGTCAGGTGGTCAGAAACAGACTCCTTCTGGAAAAAGAATTCGGACACAAAGAGGCGTTGCCTCAGCCTTTCAGCGCTAACGCGCCGATCGTAACGAGCGGCGCCTCTGTGGCTCAGGCGGCGGCTGTGGGCATGGCGCCCGGTGTGGCGCATGCGGCCGGTCAAACGGTTGCGGAGACGGCGGACCTTTTTGGCCCTTTGCCCGGCGTCGCCGGCAAGGCAAGAAAACTGGGAGATGTCGAACTGAAGCAGTCCGAGAGGATTATTATTAACCTTGAAGATGCCTTACACAAAAAGGGAGGCGAAGATGACCCGGTTGTTATGGAGGGCGATACCCTATGGATACCTCAAAAGGAGGAAACGGTCAGTGTTATCGGTGCGGTCATGAGGCCTACCACTGTGCATTTTAGCAGTCTTAAGGTCAAAGACTATATCAAATGGGCAGGAGATTATGCGTTTGACGCGAATACCGGCAAGGTACTGGTCATGAGGGTTGACGGAAAAATACTTCCTGCGGATGAGGTTAAGGCTGTAGAAGCGGGCGATATCATCTATGTCCCGACCAAGGTCATGAGCGTTGAAATCATTGAAACGGCGGATAAGGTGATAGGCGTTATCAAATATGCTGTAACCACTGTCGCAAGTGTGGTCGTATTTATCGCATTGCTTCATCTGTTCTAG
- a CDS encoding dihydrolipoyl dehydrogenase — MTKRFFDLVVIGAGSGGFAAARAAAAIGKTVALIDQGPFGGLCILKGCMPSKTLIRSSELAFLARNSTELGIQVKGLAVDPKQIVSRKNKIIAGFADYRFQEMRSNPRITFIDGFARFQTPDEVQIGRELVRGGKIVIATGSKIRVPSLEGLNETGFITSDEALELTDLPKSLAIIGAGTIAMELGQYFARMGAEVSILARGDSPLSWEDDEVGRTLERYFQEEGIHVYPRVKFERVARAGDLKQVEITVNEKPVRIEVEEILVATGRYTNFEGLNLDVTDVACNAQGIVVNDEMETNVPSIFAVGDATGIFQLAHIAVYQGEIAGHNAFSNQKIKTDYRIVPEVIFTDPIFARVGLTEKEAQKEGRPVLTASYPFDDLGKAICTGQTKGFVKMIADRSTGEILGVEVLGAEADLLIHEMVVAMHFRATAQQLARIPHFHPTLSEIFTYPAEKIAVKFPVI, encoded by the coding sequence ATGACGAAAAGGTTTTTTGATTTGGTGGTCATAGGGGCCGGGAGCGGCGGATTCGCGGCTGCGCGTGCCGCCGCGGCTATTGGGAAAACCGTGGCCTTGATAGACCAGGGTCCGTTTGGAGGGCTCTGTATTTTAAAGGGGTGCATGCCTTCCAAGACCTTGATTCGCTCTTCGGAACTGGCCTTTCTTGCCCGGAATTCGACCGAGCTTGGGATTCAGGTAAAAGGGTTGGCCGTCGACCCCAAACAAATTGTTTCCCGGAAAAACAAGATTATCGCGGGTTTTGCCGACTACCGGTTTCAAGAGATGAGATCAAATCCCCGCATTACTTTTATAGACGGCTTTGCCAGATTTCAAACGCCGGATGAGGTTCAGATCGGAAGGGAGCTGGTTCGGGGCGGGAAAATTGTGATTGCCACCGGTTCAAAAATCCGGGTGCCTTCTCTGGAGGGTCTTAACGAGACAGGTTTCATTACCAGCGATGAAGCCCTGGAGCTGACCGATCTGCCAAAATCGCTTGCGATCATCGGCGCAGGCACGATCGCCATGGAATTAGGCCAGTATTTCGCCAGAATGGGCGCTGAGGTCTCGATTTTGGCAAGGGGAGATTCCCCCTTAAGCTGGGAGGATGACGAGGTTGGACGGACTTTAGAACGATATTTTCAGGAAGAGGGGATCCATGTCTATCCTCGGGTGAAATTTGAAAGGGTTGCCAGAGCAGGAGATTTGAAACAGGTCGAAATCACGGTCAATGAAAAGCCGGTCCGGATTGAAGTTGAGGAAATTCTGGTGGCAACAGGCCGGTATACCAATTTTGAAGGTTTAAATTTAGACGTTACCGATGTGGCCTGTAACGCTCAGGGGATCGTGGTAAACGACGAGATGGAAACCAATGTCCCCTCTATTTTCGCCGTCGGAGACGCAACGGGAATTTTTCAGCTTGCTCATATTGCGGTTTATCAGGGAGAGATTGCGGGACACAACGCTTTTTCCAACCAAAAAATCAAGACGGATTACCGGATTGTTCCGGAGGTGATCTTTACAGACCCGATTTTTGCCCGTGTGGGGTTGACTGAAAAGGAGGCGCAGAAGGAGGGGAGGCCTGTTTTGACGGCTTCATATCCGTTTGACGATCTGGGTAAAGCGATTTGCACCGGACAAACGAAAGGTTTTGTGAAGATGATTGCCGACAGGTCGACCGGAGAAATTCTGGGGGTGGAAGTGCTGGGCGCCGAGGCCGATTTGCTGATTCATGAAATGGTCGTGGCCATGCATTTTCGGGCGACCGCTCAACAACTCGCGAGGATTCCGCATTTTCATCCGACCTTGTCTGAAATTTTCACCTACCCCGCCGAGAAGATTGCCGTCAAGTTCCCCGTTATCTAA